A portion of the Herpetosiphon gulosus genome contains these proteins:
- a CDS encoding glycoside hydrolase family 31 protein, translating to MAYTLESTGLLVFQRDDEEVLTIQPYLQAYGSQFAALGVQTKLDTVQYTSFDNQSFELNLETTAIGYRLVFHVKHQVAQIGLAIGVQPAGSWYGMGERVIQSWPLNLAGVQSQPFMTYDHANDGTLNIVTPAWIGANGVAFIVAEDTGPLHVTIDSDPAGVIRLVQFPSPTPFGAGLDGSETYYAGTRLVLDLLIAENVSVVTQQVIQQLGYPKAAPPLAMFSKPIWTTWARYKMDIDQIQTLAFAQEIIDQQYPYSVLEIDDRWQTAYGDLEFDRAKFPDPKAMVDQLHQLGYKVTLWIPPFFDPKSAAFAEAAANGYLVKHPANDQPYLTRWWQGWGGLLDVSNSAALAWWQAGLERLQTLYGIDGFKFDGAEGNFLPAEAKTQLPMSPNQYSDRYVAFVAKSWQWTEVRTGWRSQQQPIFFREWDKWSRWGMDNGLHAVVTQALAMSVIGYPYVLPDMIGGNAYNGEFPERELLIRWTQVTALLPAMQFSIAPWQYDVETSQICQRYAQLHAELEPYIAELLQATIADGTPLVRPLWWHYPDDASTRFIGDQWLFGEQYLVAPMLQANHYQRDIYLPEGGWRDYWTGEKFEGETWLYNYPAPLETLPLFERLW from the coding sequence ATGGCATACACTCTCGAATCAACAGGCTTATTGGTGTTTCAACGTGATGACGAAGAGGTCTTAACGATTCAGCCCTACTTGCAGGCTTATGGCTCGCAGTTTGCAGCGTTGGGGGTGCAAACTAAGCTTGATACGGTGCAATATACCAGTTTCGATAACCAAAGCTTTGAGCTTAATCTCGAAACGACAGCAATAGGCTATCGTTTGGTGTTTCACGTGAAACATCAGGTTGCCCAAATTGGCTTAGCCATTGGTGTTCAACCAGCAGGCTCATGGTATGGCATGGGCGAACGAGTGATTCAAAGTTGGCCGCTTAACTTGGCGGGGGTGCAAAGCCAACCCTTCATGACCTATGACCATGCCAATGATGGCACACTCAATATTGTTACACCAGCTTGGATTGGCGCGAATGGCGTGGCGTTTATCGTGGCCGAAGATACCGGCCCATTGCATGTCACAATCGATAGCGATCCGGCGGGCGTGATTCGGCTAGTGCAGTTTCCTTCGCCAACCCCATTTGGGGCAGGCTTGGATGGCAGCGAAACCTATTATGCAGGCACGCGCTTGGTGCTCGATCTGCTGATTGCTGAAAATGTTAGCGTTGTAACCCAACAAGTCATTCAACAATTAGGCTATCCCAAGGCGGCTCCACCCTTGGCAATGTTTAGCAAGCCAATTTGGACAACCTGGGCACGCTATAAAATGGATATCGATCAAATACAGACTTTGGCGTTTGCTCAAGAAATTATCGACCAACAGTATCCTTATTCGGTGCTGGAGATCGACGATCGCTGGCAAACTGCTTATGGCGACTTGGAATTCGATCGGGCCAAGTTTCCCGATCCCAAGGCCATGGTTGATCAATTGCATCAGCTTGGTTATAAAGTAACCCTGTGGATTCCACCGTTTTTCGATCCTAAGAGCGCGGCCTTTGCAGAAGCTGCTGCCAACGGCTATTTGGTCAAACATCCTGCGAATGATCAACCTTATTTAACCCGTTGGTGGCAAGGTTGGGGCGGTTTGTTGGATGTCTCGAATTCCGCCGCCTTGGCTTGGTGGCAAGCAGGTTTAGAGCGCTTGCAAACCTTGTATGGCATCGATGGCTTTAAATTTGATGGGGCTGAAGGCAATTTTCTACCCGCCGAAGCCAAAACCCAACTGCCCATGAGTCCCAACCAATATAGTGATCGCTATGTGGCCTTTGTGGCCAAATCGTGGCAATGGACAGAGGTACGAACTGGTTGGCGCTCGCAACAGCAGCCAATCTTCTTCCGTGAGTGGGATAAATGGAGCCGCTGGGGGATGGATAATGGCTTGCATGCGGTCGTAACCCAAGCCCTCGCCATGAGCGTGATCGGCTATCCCTATGTGCTGCCCGATATGATCGGCGGCAATGCCTATAACGGTGAATTCCCCGAACGCGAGTTGCTGATTCGTTGGACGCAAGTCACGGCATTATTGCCAGCGATGCAATTTTCGATCGCGCCATGGCAGTACGATGTCGAAACCAGCCAGATTTGCCAGCGCTATGCTCAATTGCACGCTGAGCTAGAGCCATACATTGCCGAATTGTTGCAAGCGACAATTGCCGACGGTACTCCTTTAGTTCGGCCATTATGGTGGCACTACCCCGACGATGCCAGTACGCGTTTTATTGGCGATCAATGGCTGTTTGGTGAGCAATACTTGGTTGCGCCAATGCTCCAAGCCAACCACTATCAACGCGACATCTACTTACCCGAAGGTGGTTGGCGCGATTATTGGACTGGTGAGAAATTCGAGGGCGAAACCTGGCTCTACAATTACCCTGCGCCTTTGGAAACCCTGCCGTTGTTCGAGCGGCTGTGGTAG
- a CDS encoding alpha amylase N-terminal ig-like domain-containing protein, producing the protein MRDTAHRRSLISRVLLIIMLLSLMIPTFSQQTPVVAAQPAPFDLALNQAPTIANAQVNWCFAGGFQGWDNAATPANDEGLAGDLVAGDGIYSLDVEIATAGRSEWKAVVCGDWGNSVPAGPNAWMNTTQANQTVKLTLDTNNYSGNAGNHGVPSNNIIHAYDSDFANWTAVGSFQSTAWVNNDPTTAMTNIGNGWYYLAYSVPAAGTYEGKVVHTGDWTTQYTGVGRAADQGNISFTTTQANQMVVFLLDINTSRLTIRPQTTGNAGPWCAPGTYQTPQWQEAGNPLVDNGTQGDLVSGDGVFSLDVVIPTAGTYEWKVNACNWATAFPPANAWIYTDQPNQTVKLLFDSNNHAADNGWDLLPTQNVVNALDAADDFTVVGAFQGWSNNNPATQMTQIAPNQYVLRYTIAAPGDYAAKFTRTGSWVEQYNAQGRVFDANDPAPIGFTTVNLNETVVFYLDNRTGRWAITPQGDGETPDPLPCDGVISRNAIEHQSRESLYRVPFGAAPLNQAVTLRLRTAAHDINQARIRLYYTANNGQNIQRMTKVASDETYDYWEYTVPAQTELGVIYYRFILDDCGLTLFYEDDNRFDGGLGEVVNVSADRSWNIYIYDPAFTTPEWAQNATIYQIFVERFRNGDPSNDPTGVATDTTYPGRGWFYPTERGHRFPVTPWNSIVPDPEPFTDQNNPWWSTYSSTMYGGDLNGVQEQLDYLQDLGVTTLYLNPIFDSPSNHKYDGRDYRNVDEAFGGQQAFDDLVADAHGRGMTVVLDGVPNHVSSDSPFFDRFGRHAEVGACESITSPYRTWFFFEPAAEPGTGVCAGDTNYRGWFGVATLPQINTNHPEVMAYWFGTPGGNPNLDSNTASYWVDGTNKADGWRIDVVPDVIGVNPTFFETWRDVMKAANPDAVLYSETWSEGDVRDRVLGDEFDSTMNYRYRRAVLGFLRDTRWVDNDGGQEIDPLLPSQFVNSFETIREDYPEPAYNAAMNLIDSHDTNRAVHVLNELGFTGTGYDRQPVDNFVDARHRLSLVAALQMTLPGAPTIYYGDEVGLTGYGFDVPRDDPYNRQPYPWTDEAGYNSLPEWRKADTNLLATYQRLGQLRRDYSYLRTGSFDVMTADDANKVLAYGRKDENGAAIVVFNRDSQAHSIELNLAGYVPTGTVLTRTMPLTQTGLLPATDVTTYTFSVAPQSVGIWLTPDSVDMSAPAAPTNLQVTNQLSQSIELGWNNVATAESYNIYRSIVSGGGYELVGNTTSTNFSNADLTPGQRYYYIVKAVRNGLESDGSNEVSGLPAYVINWSNLQFPTTINHTISITNPTTNIYGRVYIEGVTSEAGATPSLLAEVGYGPDGSQPSAASWTWFAANFNVQDGNNDEFVGNLLPNSIGTFDVAYRYSTDGGTTWIYADLDGSDNGYSPAQAASLIVAASSDTTAPTAPLNLREVRRSAAQIVIGWDVSSSNDTYRYDVYRDGDAIASVLHPTTVFTDTEVTAGITYTYQLKALDGSFNQSEFSNSVDIRAEQRVIDVTFRVKVPVETPTNESVYVAGNDGTVFNGAWTANGQIMQRVLTDTWEFNKQILEGTALEYKYTRGAWERVESWGTIEGFNNRRVTIEYGNNGHFVVDDTDTNWGTGDDNRKAVQAWRDPLVSSSSIANNAVDVAPTIQPSITWSQVVTATTPISQVLVLTNAQNQPIAGTVVATSPTTFSFIPAAPLPNGTYTLTAFNVRRVIGDPSPMQQRYVVRFTVGRKIFLPMVGRSN; encoded by the coding sequence ATGCGTGACACTGCCCATCGTCGGAGCCTGATCAGCCGTGTGCTGCTGATCATCATGCTGTTGTCGTTAATGATCCCCACTTTCAGCCAACAAACGCCTGTGGTCGCTGCCCAGCCTGCCCCGTTTGACTTGGCGCTCAATCAAGCCCCAACTATTGCAAATGCTCAAGTTAATTGGTGTTTCGCTGGCGGATTCCAAGGCTGGGACAATGCTGCAACACCCGCCAATGACGAAGGTCTCGCTGGCGATTTAGTCGCTGGCGATGGCATCTATTCATTGGATGTCGAGATCGCAACTGCTGGCCGCTCTGAATGGAAGGCTGTTGTTTGTGGCGATTGGGGGAATTCAGTTCCGGCTGGACCTAATGCTTGGATGAACACCACCCAAGCCAATCAAACCGTCAAATTGACTCTCGATACCAACAACTATAGCGGCAATGCTGGCAATCATGGCGTGCCAAGCAACAATATTATTCATGCCTACGATAGCGATTTTGCCAACTGGACAGCGGTTGGCTCGTTCCAAAGCACTGCTTGGGTTAACAACGACCCAACCACAGCCATGACCAATATTGGCAATGGCTGGTATTATTTGGCCTACTCTGTACCAGCCGCTGGTACATACGAAGGCAAAGTTGTGCATACCGGCGATTGGACAACCCAATATACTGGGGTTGGCCGCGCTGCCGATCAAGGCAATATCAGCTTTACCACCACCCAAGCCAACCAAATGGTGGTCTTTTTGCTCGATATCAACACCAGTCGCCTGACGATTCGCCCGCAAACCACTGGCAATGCAGGCCCATGGTGTGCTCCAGGTACATATCAAACCCCACAATGGCAAGAAGCTGGTAACCCCTTGGTCGATAACGGTACCCAAGGCGACTTGGTGAGCGGCGATGGAGTTTTCAGTCTTGATGTGGTGATTCCAACTGCTGGCACTTATGAATGGAAGGTCAATGCCTGTAATTGGGCGACCGCCTTCCCACCTGCCAACGCTTGGATTTACACCGACCAACCAAACCAAACAGTAAAATTGTTGTTTGATAGCAATAATCACGCTGCTGACAACGGCTGGGATTTGCTGCCAACTCAAAATGTGGTCAACGCGCTTGATGCAGCGGATGATTTCACAGTGGTTGGCGCATTCCAAGGCTGGAGTAACAATAATCCAGCTACCCAAATGACCCAAATCGCCCCAAATCAATATGTGTTGCGCTACACGATTGCAGCACCAGGCGATTATGCTGCGAAGTTCACCCGAACAGGTTCATGGGTCGAGCAATACAATGCCCAAGGTCGGGTCTTCGATGCGAACGATCCCGCACCCATCGGTTTTACCACCGTCAATCTCAATGAAACTGTGGTGTTCTATTTAGATAATCGCACTGGCCGCTGGGCAATTACGCCTCAAGGTGATGGTGAAACACCAGATCCACTTCCTTGCGACGGCGTGATCAGTCGTAATGCAATTGAACATCAGAGCCGCGAATCGCTCTATCGCGTGCCATTTGGCGCAGCTCCGCTCAACCAAGCAGTCACATTACGGTTGCGCACTGCCGCCCACGACATCAATCAAGCGCGGATTCGCTTGTATTACACCGCTAACAATGGTCAAAATATCCAACGTATGACTAAAGTGGCCAGCGACGAAACCTATGATTATTGGGAATACACAGTACCAGCCCAAACTGAACTAGGAGTGATTTACTATCGATTTATTCTTGATGATTGCGGATTAACCCTATTCTATGAAGATGATAATCGCTTCGATGGTGGCTTAGGTGAGGTGGTCAACGTCAGCGCTGATCGCTCGTGGAATATCTATATCTACGATCCAGCCTTTACCACGCCTGAATGGGCCCAAAACGCCACAATTTATCAAATTTTCGTCGAGCGTTTCCGCAACGGCGACCCTAGCAACGACCCAACTGGTGTAGCAACCGATACGACCTACCCAGGACGTGGGTGGTTCTACCCAACCGAGCGCGGCCATCGCTTCCCCGTCACCCCGTGGAACTCGATCGTGCCCGATCCCGAGCCATTCACCGACCAAAATAATCCATGGTGGTCAACTTATAGCAGCACCATGTATGGCGGCGACTTGAATGGGGTGCAAGAACAACTCGATTATTTGCAGGATTTGGGCGTAACCACGCTCTATCTCAATCCGATTTTCGATAGCCCATCCAACCACAAATACGATGGTCGCGATTATCGCAACGTGGATGAGGCTTTTGGTGGGCAGCAAGCCTTTGATGATTTGGTTGCCGATGCCCATGGCCGTGGCATGACTGTTGTACTCGACGGTGTGCCCAATCACGTCAGCAGCGATAGCCCCTTCTTTGATCGCTTTGGTCGCCACGCTGAAGTTGGCGCATGCGAAAGCATCACTAGCCCATATCGCACTTGGTTCTTCTTTGAGCCAGCCGCTGAGCCCGGCACAGGCGTTTGTGCTGGCGATACCAATTATCGTGGTTGGTTTGGCGTAGCCACGTTGCCCCAAATCAACACCAACCATCCCGAAGTAATGGCCTATTGGTTTGGTACGCCTGGAGGCAATCCCAATTTAGATAGCAACACCGCCAGCTACTGGGTCGATGGCACAAACAAAGCCGACGGCTGGCGCATCGACGTTGTGCCCGATGTGATTGGGGTCAACCCAACCTTCTTTGAAACTTGGCGCGATGTGATGAAAGCCGCCAATCCCGATGCTGTGCTCTACTCCGAAACCTGGAGCGAAGGCGATGTCCGTGATCGGGTACTGGGCGATGAATTCGATAGCACCATGAACTATCGCTATCGCCGCGCGGTCTTGGGTTTCTTGCGCGATACCCGCTGGGTCGATAATGACGGCGGCCAAGAGATCGATCCGCTCTTGCCTAGCCAATTTGTCAACAGCTTTGAAACTATCCGCGAGGATTATCCAGAGCCAGCCTACAATGCGGCCATGAACTTGATCGACAGCCACGATACCAATCGGGCAGTCCATGTGCTCAACGAATTGGGCTTTACTGGCACTGGCTACGATCGTCAACCAGTCGATAATTTTGTTGATGCGCGGCATCGTTTATCGTTGGTTGCCGCTTTGCAAATGACCTTGCCAGGTGCGCCAACCATCTATTATGGCGATGAAGTTGGCTTAACTGGCTATGGCTTCGATGTGCCACGCGACGATCCCTATAACCGCCAGCCCTACCCATGGACTGACGAAGCAGGTTACAACAGCTTGCCTGAATGGCGCAAAGCTGACACCAATTTGTTAGCAACCTATCAACGGCTTGGCCAATTGCGCCGCGATTATAGCTACCTGCGCACAGGTTCATTCGATGTGATGACCGCCGACGATGCCAACAAAGTTTTGGCTTATGGTCGCAAGGATGAAAACGGCGCGGCAATTGTGGTGTTCAATCGCGATAGCCAAGCTCATAGCATCGAACTAAACTTGGCTGGCTACGTGCCAACTGGTACGGTACTAACCCGCACCATGCCATTGACCCAAACTGGTTTATTGCCAGCAACCGATGTTACAACCTATACCTTCAGCGTTGCCCCACAAAGCGTTGGCATTTGGCTAACGCCTGATAGCGTTGATATGAGTGCCCCTGCTGCTCCAACCAATTTGCAAGTGACTAATCAACTGTCACAAAGCATCGAGCTTGGCTGGAACAACGTCGCAACTGCTGAAAGCTACAATATTTATCGCTCAATCGTTAGTGGTGGCGGCTATGAGTTGGTTGGCAATACCACCAGCACCAATTTCAGCAATGCCGATCTAACTCCAGGCCAACGCTACTACTACATTGTCAAAGCGGTGCGCAATGGCTTGGAAAGCGACGGCAGCAACGAAGTTTCGGGCTTGCCAGCCTATGTAATCAATTGGTCGAATCTACAATTCCCAACCACAATCAACCATACGATCAGCATTACCAACCCAACCACAAATATTTATGGTCGGGTATACATCGAAGGTGTGACCAGCGAAGCTGGCGCAACTCCAAGCCTGTTGGCCGAAGTTGGTTATGGCCCCGATGGCTCACAACCAAGCGCCGCTAGCTGGACATGGTTCGCGGCTAATTTCAATGTACAAGATGGCAATAACGATGAGTTTGTAGGCAACCTGCTGCCCAACAGTATCGGAACCTTCGATGTAGCCTATCGCTATAGCACCGATGGCGGCACAACGTGGATCTATGCTGATCTCGATGGCTCAGATAATGGCTACTCACCAGCCCAAGCAGCCAGTTTGATTGTTGCAGCAAGCAGTGATACGACTGCACCGACAGCTCCGCTCAATTTGCGCGAAGTGCGGCGCTCAGCCGCGCAAATTGTGATTGGCTGGGATGTTTCAAGCTCCAATGATACCTATCGCTATGATGTGTATCGTGATGGCGACGCGATTGCCTCGGTATTGCATCCAACCACGGTCTTCACCGATACCGAAGTAACCGCAGGCATTACCTATACCTACCAATTGAAGGCGCTTGATGGTTCGTTCAATCAATCGGAATTCTCGAATAGCGTCGATATTCGTGCCGAGCAACGGGTGATCGATGTGACCTTCCGGGTCAAAGTGCCAGTTGAAACCCCAACCAACGAAAGCGTCTATGTCGCTGGCAATGATGGCACGGTTTTCAACGGCGCATGGACGGCAAACGGTCAAATCATGCAACGAGTGCTGACCGATACTTGGGAATTCAATAAACAAATTCTCGAAGGCACAGCCTTGGAGTATAAATACACTCGTGGCGCGTGGGAGCGAGTCGAATCGTGGGGCACGATTGAGGGCTTCAACAATCGCCGCGTAACCATTGAATATGGCAACAACGGCCATTTCGTTGTTGATGATACTGACACCAACTGGGGCACTGGCGACGATAACCGCAAGGCCGTCCAAGCTTGGCGCGACCCCTTGGTCAGCAGCAGTTCAATTGCCAATAACGCGGTTGATGTTGCGCCAACAATTCAGCCATCAATTACTTGGTCGCAAGTTGTTACCGCAACCACCCCGATCAGCCAAGTATTGGTCCTGACCAATGCCCAAAATCAGCCTATCGCTGGAACAGTGGTCGCTACCAGCCCAACAACCTTCAGCTTCATCCCCGCAGCACCACTGCCAAACGGAACCTACACGCTAACCGCATTCAATGTACGGCGGGTCATTGGTGATCCATCGCCAATGCAACAACGCTACGTTGTACGCTTCACCGTTGGCCGGAAAATCTTCCTGCCAATGGTTGGACGTTCAAACTAA